In Janthinobacterium sp. J1-1, a single genomic region encodes these proteins:
- a CDS encoding isochorismatase family protein: protein MLMDANKAVLVIVDLQGRLMPAIHDGDAVLAQNVRLATIARLLDIPVLGTEQNSGKLGPNAPGIAALCQDTLQKTHFGACEDGLQELLPAGRTQVIVTGCEAHVCMLQTAIGLLERDYDVIIAIDAVGSRLQSSRDAALSRLATLGAQLLTVEMLAFEWLRDCRHPRFREVLALIK from the coding sequence ATGCTGATGGATGCAAATAAAGCGGTGCTGGTGATTGTCGACCTGCAGGGACGATTGATGCCGGCGATCCACGATGGCGACGCTGTGCTGGCGCAGAATGTGCGGCTGGCCACGATTGCCCGGCTGCTCGACATCCCCGTGCTGGGCACCGAGCAGAACAGCGGCAAGCTGGGGCCGAACGCGCCCGGGATCGCCGCGCTGTGCCAGGACACGCTGCAGAAAACCCATTTCGGCGCCTGCGAAGACGGTTTGCAGGAACTGTTGCCAGCCGGACGCACGCAGGTGATCGTCACCGGCTGCGAAGCCCATGTCTGCATGCTGCAAACGGCAATCGGGCTATTGGAACGCGACTACGACGTGATCATCGCCATCGATGCCGTCGGCTCGCGCCTGCAGTCCAGCCGCGATGCGGCACTCAGCCGGCTGGCGACCCTGGGCGCGCAATTGCTGACGGTGGAAATGCTGGCCTTCGAGTGGCTGCGCGACTGCCGCCATCCCCGTTTCCGCGAGGTGCTTGCCCTGATTAAATAG
- a CDS encoding DUF3422 domain-containing protein, with protein MHLINSSLNHALRVPLAAEIHSRPFLQLDAPELITHLAVYSNDQPATGVSNMQAQHATLAALCTHFGVTGPSSEAKYFYYDFGRFRLKWECHTEFATFTFAEHPDAPVPLVQAFESMPLEQLPQQWLAGLKGKLMVAAHVVLERAVEPADAYMQGLAKVFEGNTLVGSEVLQGGELWTDFTIQSDGFSRFIIRDAGMRSQQSGRLVQRVLEIETYRMFALLGLPYAMQAAPSLNAIENELATLAAAMVETDNARGDDGVSEQALLDRITRLAARIEKLSLDNSYRFSASKAYMGLVRARIEELREVRIEGIPTVEEFMDRRLTPAMSTCEAMASRQEAMAQRIANTNDLLRTRVGIVQELQNRQILQSMNERAAQQLRLQQAVEGLSVAAISYYVIGLFSYTGKAAKVMGLPVNPEILVGALVPFVAAGVWLGLRRMHHKLHAH; from the coding sequence ATGCACCTTATCAACTCCAGTCTGAACCACGCCCTGCGTGTGCCGCTGGCCGCGGAAATCCATTCGCGGCCCTTTTTGCAACTCGATGCGCCGGAACTGATCACCCACCTGGCCGTCTACAGCAACGACCAGCCCGCTACAGGTGTATCCAACATGCAGGCCCAGCACGCCACCCTGGCGGCGCTGTGCACGCATTTTGGCGTCACCGGCCCCAGCAGCGAAGCGAAATATTTTTATTACGACTTCGGCCGTTTCCGGCTGAAGTGGGAATGCCATACGGAATTTGCCACGTTTACCTTTGCCGAGCATCCCGATGCTCCGGTGCCGCTGGTGCAAGCGTTCGAGTCGATGCCGCTCGAACAATTGCCGCAGCAGTGGCTGGCCGGCCTGAAAGGCAAGCTGATGGTGGCGGCGCACGTGGTGCTCGAGCGCGCCGTCGAGCCGGCTGACGCCTACATGCAGGGTTTGGCCAAGGTCTTCGAAGGCAATACCCTGGTCGGCAGCGAAGTGCTGCAGGGCGGCGAGTTGTGGACCGATTTCACCATCCAGTCCGACGGCTTCAGCCGCTTCATTATCCGCGACGCGGGCATGCGCTCGCAGCAGTCGGGGCGCTTGGTGCAGCGGGTGCTGGAAATCGAGACCTACCGCATGTTTGCCTTGCTGGGCCTGCCTTACGCCATGCAGGCCGCGCCGTCGCTGAACGCGATTGAAAACGAGCTGGCGACCCTGGCCGCCGCCATGGTCGAGACCGATAATGCGCGCGGCGATGACGGCGTCTCCGAGCAGGCCTTGCTGGACCGCATCACGCGCCTGGCGGCCCGCATTGAAAAACTGTCGCTCGACAATAGCTACCGCTTTTCCGCCTCGAAGGCCTACATGGGCCTGGTCCGGGCCCGCATCGAGGAGCTGCGCGAAGTGCGCATCGAGGGCATACCGACGGTCGAGGAATTCATGGACCGCCGCCTGACGCCGGCCATGAGCACCTGCGAAGCGATGGCCAGCCGCCAGGAAGCGATGGCCCAGCGCATCGCCAATACCAATGACTTGCTGCGCACCCGCGTCGGCATCGTGCAGGAATTGCAGAACCGGCAAATCCTGCAATCGATGAACGAACGCGCCGCCCAGCAATTGCGGCTGCAGCAGGCCGTCGAAGGCTTGTCGGTGGCGGCCATTTCCTACTATGTGATCGGCCTGTTCAGCTACACGGGCAAGGCGGCCAAGGTGATGGGCTTGCCGGTCAATCCGGAAATCCTGGTCGGCGCGCTGGTGCCCTTCGTGGCGGCCGGTGTATGGCTGGGGCTGCGGCGCATGCATCACAAGCTGCATGCGCACTGA
- a CDS encoding TonB-dependent siderophore receptor: protein MSPSRFLRRPAALLLAAASPLALAADPVPAEDTTGHSHIPEVVNVKAERQHYRSLSATGATKTDALLMDLPQSVRVLTGDLLRDAGVTNLAGALELSSGIAKQSPLGGLWDSYAMRGFTGDPNFGSDYMVNGFSSSRGYNGMRDAANTQNIEVLKGPASALYGRGEPGGTVNITTKKPKFVPEYSADVSLGSFNMKRAAVDLTGPLSDTVAYRLNAAHEQGDSFRDTLKVERSIFSPSFIWLLGDHTTVSYEIEAVRQRAPFDRGVLAVNGKLGVVPVSRFLGEPNDGPMTVKSLGQQLFIHHDLSGEWILQAGLSYRDSELTGYSSEANNLLADGRTLRRQRRHRDFSSTDVSGRIELLGKLTTGAFKHEVLLGVDAYHFDDHRVQLRRNPSAGNAYAIDIFAPVYGGVADPLALSIDTQEGQKAHGLYAQDQIDLGAQWKALVGVRHDSYDQDVTNNRLKVSNNQSLSATSPRVGLVYQPSKAWSLYASAAKGFRPNSGISIANQAFPAEQSRSYELGAKLDTGKLTGTLAVYDISKRNVLTTNPLNTDFAIAAGEVGSRGLELDVSGELARGLRVSGAYAYTDATVTRGDNTIVTGSRFANVARHSANIVATQQFILGSGTASVGGGLQYVGERLGDVAVSSNFTLPAYTTAKLLASYSPTAKLRLSLNVENLFNRSYYASSYSPLWVAPGAERTVTLNAHYRF from the coding sequence ATGTCTCCATCCCGATTTTTACGCCGCCCCGCCGCACTGTTGCTCGCCGCCGCCAGCCCCCTGGCGCTGGCCGCCGATCCCGTGCCCGCCGAAGACACCACCGGCCACAGCCATATCCCGGAGGTGGTGAACGTGAAAGCCGAGCGCCAGCATTACCGCAGCCTGTCGGCCACCGGCGCCACCAAGACCGACGCCTTGCTGATGGATTTGCCGCAGAGCGTGCGCGTGCTGACCGGCGATTTGCTGCGCGATGCGGGCGTGACGAATTTGGCCGGTGCGCTTGAATTGTCCAGTGGCATTGCCAAGCAAAGCCCGCTGGGCGGCCTGTGGGACAGCTATGCCATGCGCGGCTTTACGGGCGACCCGAATTTCGGTTCCGACTATATGGTCAACGGTTTCAGTTCCAGCCGTGGCTACAACGGCATGCGCGACGCGGCCAATACGCAGAACATCGAGGTGCTCAAGGGGCCGGCGTCGGCCCTGTATGGCCGGGGCGAGCCGGGCGGCACCGTCAATATCACCACCAAGAAGCCGAAATTCGTGCCCGAATACAGCGCCGATGTTTCGCTGGGCAGCTTCAACATGAAGCGCGCCGCCGTCGACCTGACCGGCCCCCTGAGCGACACCGTCGCTTATCGCCTGAACGCCGCGCATGAACAGGGCGACAGCTTCCGCGACACGCTCAAGGTCGAGCGCAGCATCTTTTCGCCATCGTTCATCTGGCTGCTGGGCGACCATACGACGGTGTCCTACGAGATCGAAGCCGTGCGCCAGCGCGCGCCGTTCGACCGCGGCGTGCTGGCCGTCAATGGCAAGCTGGGCGTGGTGCCCGTGTCGCGCTTCCTCGGCGAGCCGAATGATGGTCCGATGACGGTCAAGTCGCTGGGCCAGCAGCTGTTCATCCATCACGATCTGTCTGGCGAGTGGATATTGCAGGCCGGGCTGTCCTACCGCGACAGCGAACTGACGGGCTATTCGAGCGAGGCGAACAACCTGCTGGCGGACGGACGCACCTTGCGCCGCCAGCGCCGCCACCGCGATTTTTCCTCGACCGATGTGTCGGGACGCATCGAACTGCTGGGCAAGCTGACCACGGGCGCGTTCAAGCATGAAGTGCTGCTGGGCGTGGACGCCTACCATTTCGACGACCACCGGGTGCAGCTGCGCCGCAACCCGTCCGCCGGCAATGCTTACGCGATCGATATCTTTGCCCCGGTGTATGGCGGCGTGGCCGATCCGCTGGCGTTGTCGATCGATACGCAAGAGGGGCAGAAGGCGCACGGCCTGTATGCGCAGGACCAGATCGACCTGGGTGCGCAATGGAAGGCGCTGGTCGGCGTGCGCCACGACAGCTATGACCAGGATGTGACGAACAATCGCCTCAAAGTGAGCAATAATCAGTCGCTGTCGGCCACCAGCCCGCGCGTGGGCCTGGTCTACCAGCCGTCGAAAGCGTGGTCGCTGTACGCCAGCGCCGCCAAGGGTTTCCGGCCCAACAGCGGCATCAGCATAGCCAACCAGGCGTTCCCGGCCGAGCAGAGCCGCTCGTACGAACTGGGCGCGAAACTGGACACCGGCAAGCTGACGGGTACCCTGGCCGTGTATGACATCAGCAAGCGCAATGTCTTGACCACCAATCCGCTCAATACCGATTTCGCCATCGCCGCCGGCGAAGTGGGCAGCCGCGGGCTGGAGCTGGACGTGTCGGGCGAACTGGCGCGCGGCTTGCGCGTCTCGGGCGCCTATGCCTACACGGACGCCACCGTCACGCGTGGCGACAATACCATCGTTACCGGCAGCCGTTTTGCCAACGTGGCGCGCCACAGCGCCAATATCGTTGCCACCCAGCAGTTCATCCTGGGCAGCGGCACGGCCAGCGTCGGTGGCGGCCTGCAATACGTGGGCGAGCGCCTCGGTGACGTGGCCGTCAGCAGCAACTTCACCTTGCCGGCCTATACCACCGCCAAGCTGCTGGCCTCGTACTCACCGACCGCGAAGCTGCGCCTGTCGCTGAATGTGGAAAACCTGTTCAACCGCAGCTACTACGCCAGTTCCTACAGCCCGCTGTGGGTGGCGCCGGGGGCGGAGCGGACGGTGACGTTGAATGCGCATTACAGGTTTTGA
- the bla gene encoding subclass B3 metallo-beta-lactamase has protein sequence MTRLAKLLVVVAMTAAGMAQAQDVPVNCDDCKAWNAPVKPFNIYGNTWYVGVAGLSAVLVTSDGGHILLDGALPQSAPLIQANIESLGFSMKDVKLILNSHAHWDHAGGIAALQRASGATVVASASGAQVLQSGTNGRDDPQYQAKPVVRVAKVDQVTVVKEGDVVKLGKLALTAHMTPGHTPGATTWTWQSCEDQRCKNIVYADSLNAYSSGDFTFTGKGKTPDISASFQASIDKVAALPCDVIISVHPGMTKVLEKAAGRTSEHNPFVDAGACRAYADNAGKLLAKRLASERGAVVQDAATGTPHSH, from the coding sequence ATGACGAGATTGGCAAAACTGTTGGTGGTGGTGGCGATGACGGCGGCGGGCATGGCGCAGGCACAGGATGTGCCGGTGAACTGCGACGACTGCAAGGCGTGGAATGCGCCCGTCAAGCCGTTCAATATCTACGGCAATACCTGGTATGTGGGCGTGGCGGGCTTGTCCGCCGTGCTGGTCACCAGTGACGGCGGCCATATCCTGCTCGACGGCGCGCTGCCGCAATCGGCGCCGCTGATCCAGGCTAACATCGAGTCGCTGGGTTTCAGCATGAAAGACGTCAAGCTGATCCTCAATTCCCACGCGCACTGGGACCATGCGGGCGGCATCGCGGCGTTGCAGCGCGCCAGCGGCGCCACCGTGGTGGCCAGCGCCTCGGGCGCACAGGTGCTGCAGAGCGGTACCAACGGCCGTGACGATCCGCAATACCAGGCCAAGCCGGTGGTGCGGGTGGCCAAGGTCGACCAGGTCACCGTGGTAAAAGAGGGCGACGTCGTCAAGCTGGGGAAACTGGCGCTCACAGCCCATATGACGCCCGGCCATACGCCCGGCGCCACCACCTGGACGTGGCAATCGTGCGAGGACCAGCGTTGCAAGAATATCGTCTACGCCGACAGCCTGAACGCCTATTCCAGCGGCGACTTCACCTTTACCGGCAAGGGCAAAACGCCCGATATCTCGGCCTCGTTCCAGGCCAGCATAGACAAGGTTGCCGCTTTGCCGTGCGACGTGATTATCTCCGTGCACCCGGGCATGACCAAGGTGCTGGAAAAAGCCGCCGGGCGCACCAGCGAGCACAATCCCTTTGTCGACGCGGGCGCCTGCCGCGCGTACGCGGACAATGCGGGGAAATTGCTGGCCAAGCGATTGGCGAGCGAGCGGGGGGCGGTGGTGCAGGATGCGGCTACGGGTACGCCGCATAGCCATTAA
- a CDS encoding BlaI/MecI/CopY family transcriptional regulator has translation MSKHSPLPTPTAAELELLRILWQHGPLDARAVYDALALERADASYATVLRQLQLMHGKGLLSRDESRRPQQYCAVEAQEKVQTSLLKDLIGKVFAGSGKALVLTALREHVSDADRLEIEKILRNKDAGKP, from the coding sequence ATGTCAAAACATAGCCCACTCCCCACACCTACCGCAGCCGAACTGGAGCTGCTGCGCATCCTCTGGCAGCACGGTCCGCTGGACGCGCGTGCCGTCTACGATGCGCTGGCGCTCGAGCGCGCCGACGCCAGTTACGCCACCGTATTGCGCCAGCTGCAACTGATGCATGGCAAAGGCCTGCTGAGCCGCGATGAAAGCCGGCGGCCTCAGCAATACTGCGCTGTGGAAGCGCAGGAAAAAGTGCAGACCAGCCTGCTCAAGGACCTGATCGGCAAGGTGTTTGCCGGTTCCGGCAAGGCGCTGGTGCTGACCGCCCTGCGCGAGCATGTCAGCGACGCGGACCGGCTGGAAATCGAAAAAATCCTGCGCAACAAGGATGCGGGCAAGCCATGA
- a CDS encoding multidrug effflux MFS transporter → MKARNLTLVLAGLAMLGPFATDTFLPSFPAIATHFDVSSVLVQQTLSVYLAAYAFMTLFYGTLSDSFGRRPVILGSLLLFAVGSIGAAFAPSFGWLLFFRGMQGASAGAGRVIGQAIVRDTLSGAAAQKMLANIMMVFGIAPAIAPIIGGWLHVAYGWQSTFVFTFSVTVLLMLACLKGLPESLPAAQRQPFHPGTIAANYWQALRHKVFLLRSLAVAFAFGGFALYIASAPHFILDLLRLPETAFGWMFVPMVAGLVLGSALSGKLAHSVPSATLVRRGLLVMAATGVLNMAYNHWFVASLPFAVVPVALYAFGMSIALPGMTMSTLDIFPQMRGLAASLQNFVQMVLFALVSGFVAPLLFDSGFKLALGQAAAVVLAGFFWWLGTRQAAAHAVQKAVKSN, encoded by the coding sequence ATGAAGGCGCGCAACCTGACCCTGGTGCTGGCCGGCCTGGCCATGCTGGGCCCGTTCGCCACCGATACCTTTTTGCCGTCGTTTCCCGCGATCGCCACCCATTTCGATGTCAGCAGCGTGCTGGTGCAGCAGACCCTGAGCGTCTACCTGGCCGCCTATGCCTTCATGACCTTGTTCTACGGCACCTTGTCCGACTCCTTCGGCCGCCGTCCCGTGATCCTCGGCTCCTTGCTGCTGTTCGCCGTCGGTTCGATCGGCGCCGCGTTTGCGCCCAGCTTTGGCTGGCTGCTGTTCTTTCGCGGCATGCAGGGCGCCTCGGCCGGCGCGGGCAGGGTGATCGGCCAGGCCATCGTGCGCGATACCCTGTCCGGTGCGGCCGCGCAAAAGATGTTGGCAAATATCATGATGGTGTTCGGCATCGCGCCCGCCATCGCACCGATTATCGGCGGCTGGCTGCATGTCGCCTACGGCTGGCAGTCGACGTTTGTGTTTACGTTTTCCGTCACCGTGCTGCTGATGCTGGCCTGCTTGAAAGGCTTGCCGGAAAGCTTGCCGGCCGCCCAGCGCCAGCCGTTTCACCCCGGCACCATCGCCGCCAACTACTGGCAGGCGCTGCGCCACAAGGTGTTCCTGCTGCGGTCCCTGGCCGTCGCCTTTGCCTTTGGCGGCTTCGCCCTGTATATCGCCTCGGCGCCGCATTTCATCCTGGACTTGCTGCGCCTGCCGGAAACGGCGTTCGGCTGGATGTTCGTGCCGATGGTGGCGGGCCTGGTGCTCGGTTCGGCCTTGTCGGGCAAGCTGGCCCATTCCGTGCCGAGCGCCACCCTGGTGCGGCGCGGCCTGCTGGTGATGGCCGCCACCGGCGTGCTGAACATGGCGTACAACCACTGGTTTGTCGCCAGCCTGCCGTTTGCCGTGGTGCCGGTGGCGCTGTATGCCTTCGGCATGTCGATCGCGCTGCCGGGCATGACCATGTCCACCCTCGATATTTTCCCGCAGATGCGCGGCCTGGCCGCCTCCTTGCAGAATTTCGTGCAGATGGTGCTGTTTGCGCTGGTGTCCGGCTTTGTCGCGCCGCTGCTGTTCGACAGCGGCTTCAAGCTGGCGCTGGGGCAGGCGGCGGCCGTCGTGTTGGCCGGTTTCTTCTGGTGGCTGGGCACGCGCCAGGCGGCCGCGCACGCAGTGCAGAAGGCGGTCAAAAGCAACTAA
- a CDS encoding M56 family metallopeptidase codes for MNLAMLIPALGWSLLYFVWQGLAVGALAAVALWLLRGADARARHAVCALALLACLVIPLTHLLYLLGAVAPPSSAFSSTLLNAWMPSLVLAWSAGVALMSLRLLLGLAWVARLRRQAIAAPAIWQQRLDALALRMGLRSPVPLRLHAALASPVTVGFFRPLVLLPASLLSGMPVPLLEALLAHELAHVRRWDYLVNLLQSVAEALLFFHPVVWWLSARLRIERELVADALAAQSLQDPAQLVSALHQLSLQPATPGHDGLLLSARGGTLLMRIQRLMAPAPTLMPGRAGWKLALPAMLLAGSTLLAQAPRPSAPPIRLAAASMLALPVNARHMLVIDDASGKVLMAKDADAIVPIASITKLMTAMVVLDAGLDPDETLRIVRADGEPSQRRGVLADGVQVPRSVALQLALLPSENRAAAALARTYPGGRAAFDLALQAKIRSLGLKRTTLDDPVGTSPANTSTATEVARIVAAAARYPEIARITTAAQASVAVNGRPRTLHNTNALVGHAGWDIALSKTGSSNEAGSCLTMRMKSGGKHVTVVLLDADGAERRGLDAAHIRTALASNTYF; via the coding sequence ATGAACCTGGCCATGCTGATTCCCGCACTGGGCTGGTCGCTGCTGTATTTTGTCTGGCAGGGACTGGCGGTCGGCGCGCTGGCAGCCGTGGCCCTGTGGCTGCTGCGAGGCGCTGACGCGCGTGCCCGCCATGCGGTGTGCGCGCTGGCGCTGCTGGCGTGCTTGGTCATTCCTTTGACGCATCTGCTGTATCTGCTCGGCGCCGTAGCGCCGCCGTCCTCCGCCTTTTCTTCGACGCTGCTGAACGCGTGGATGCCGTCGCTGGTGCTGGCCTGGAGCGCAGGCGTGGCCTTGATGAGCTTGCGCCTGTTGCTGGGCCTGGCCTGGGTCGCCCGGCTGCGCCGCCAGGCCATTGCCGCACCGGCCATCTGGCAGCAGCGCCTCGATGCGCTGGCCTTGCGCATGGGTCTGCGTTCCCCGGTCCCGCTCAGGCTGCATGCGGCGCTGGCCAGTCCGGTGACGGTCGGCTTTTTCCGTCCGCTGGTGCTGCTGCCGGCGTCCTTGCTGAGCGGCATGCCGGTGCCTTTGCTGGAAGCCCTGCTGGCGCACGAACTGGCGCATGTGCGGCGCTGGGATTACCTGGTCAACCTGTTGCAGAGCGTGGCCGAAGCGCTGCTGTTCTTCCATCCCGTGGTGTGGTGGTTGTCGGCGCGCCTGCGGATCGAACGCGAACTGGTGGCCGATGCGCTGGCGGCGCAGTCCTTGCAGGATCCGGCCCAGCTGGTCAGTGCGCTACACCAGCTCTCTTTGCAGCCAGCAACGCCTGGGCACGATGGCTTGTTGCTGTCGGCGCGCGGCGGCACCTTGCTCATGCGCATCCAGCGCCTGATGGCGCCCGCGCCCACGCTGATGCCGGGCAGGGCGGGCTGGAAACTGGCGCTGCCGGCCATGCTGCTGGCCGGTTCCACCTTGCTGGCCCAGGCGCCGCGCCCGTCCGCGCCGCCGATACGGCTTGCCGCCGCCAGCATGCTGGCGCTGCCCGTCAATGCCCGCCATATGCTGGTGATCGACGACGCCAGCGGCAAGGTGCTGATGGCGAAGGACGCCGATGCCATCGTGCCGATCGCCTCGATCACCAAGCTGATGACGGCCATGGTGGTGCTCGACGCCGGCCTCGACCCCGATGAAACACTGCGCATCGTGCGCGCCGATGGCGAGCCCAGCCAGCGCCGTGGCGTGCTGGCCGACGGCGTGCAAGTGCCGCGTTCGGTGGCCTTGCAACTGGCGCTGCTGCCGTCCGAAAACCGCGCCGCCGCCGCCCTGGCGCGTACTTATCCCGGTGGCCGCGCGGCGTTTGACCTGGCGCTGCAAGCGAAGATCCGCAGCCTGGGCCTGAAACGCACGACCCTGGACGACCCGGTCGGCACCTCGCCGGCCAACACCTCGACCGCCACCGAAGTGGCGCGCATCGTGGCGGCGGCCGCGCGCTATCCCGAGATCGCCCGCATCACCACGGCCGCGCAAGCGAGCGTGGCCGTCAACGGCAGGCCGCGCACCCTGCACAACACCAATGCGCTGGTCGGCCATGCCGGCTGGGACATCGCGCTGTCGAAAACCGGCAGCAGCAACGAGGCCGGCAGTTGCCTGACCATGCGCATGAAGAGTGGCGGCAAGCATGTCACCGTGGTGCTGCTCGATGCCGACGGCGCCGAGCGGCGCGGCCTCGATGCGGCCCATATCCGCACCGCGCTGGCTTCCAATACCTATTTTTAA
- a CDS encoding LysR family transcriptional regulator yields the protein MLDWDNVRVFLELTRSAGLVDAAKKLGIDHSTVSRRMRKFEEQVGTQLFDRNYVGYQLTPEGHRLMEYAETMESTVFAATEELGEHNRLLSGQVRLGATEGFGAVVLAPHLAHFCGRHPHISVDLIAVPRFVSLSKREADVAISIERPLSGPYVVTKLSDYRLKLYATPAYLARHEPIASVAQLAQHPIIGYVDDLVFSAELRYMDHVAPESLRAFRSTSVLAQYHAARAGQALAILPCFVAQQSTELVPVLDGQIDLQRSFWMISPTERRNIARVRALWNYLREVIELNHDYLMGESSTSEWLP from the coding sequence ATGCTCGATTGGGACAATGTACGGGTCTTCCTGGAACTGACGCGCAGCGCCGGCCTGGTCGATGCGGCCAAAAAACTGGGCATCGATCACTCGACCGTCTCGCGCCGCATGCGCAAGTTCGAGGAGCAGGTGGGCACCCAGCTGTTCGACCGCAATTACGTCGGCTACCAGCTGACGCCCGAAGGCCACCGCCTGATGGAATATGCGGAAACCATGGAAAGCACGGTGTTTGCCGCCACCGAGGAATTGGGCGAGCACAACCGCCTGCTGTCGGGCCAGGTGCGCCTGGGCGCCACCGAGGGCTTTGGCGCGGTGGTGCTGGCGCCGCACCTGGCGCATTTTTGCGGCCGCCATCCGCATATCAGCGTCGACCTGATCGCCGTGCCGCGTTTCGTCAGCTTGTCCAAGCGCGAGGCGGACGTGGCCATTTCCATCGAGCGGCCCCTGTCCGGCCCCTACGTGGTGACGAAATTGTCGGATTACCGCCTGAAGCTGTACGCCACGCCCGCCTATCTGGCGCGCCATGAGCCGATTGCCAGCGTGGCCCAGCTGGCGCAGCACCCCATCATCGGCTATGTGGACGACCTGGTCTTCAGCGCCGAGCTGCGCTATATGGACCATGTGGCGCCCGAGTCGCTGCGCGCCTTTCGCAGCACCAGCGTGCTGGCGCAATACCATGCGGCGCGCGCCGGCCAGGCGCTGGCGATCCTGCCATGCTTCGTGGCCCAGCAGTCCACCGAACTGGTGCCGGTGCTGGACGGCCAGATCGACCTGCAGCGGTCTTTCTGGATGATCTCGCCGACAGAGCGGCGTAATATCGCCCGGGTGCGGGCCTTGTGGAATTATCTGCGCGAGGTCATCGAACTGAACCATGATTACCTGATGGGCGAGTCGTCCACGTCCGAATGGTTACCATGA
- a CDS encoding heparan-alpha-glucosaminide N-acetyltransferase domain-containing protein: MTVNATLTPIPLRARIAVIDVMRGLVMLIMLFDHVRETVFLHHQVGDPMDASTVDPALFFTRMAAHVCAPMFVFLTGLSAWLYAHPAAGPRSATGFLFKRGLLLVVLELVFVNFAWNGAFPPAVLYLQVIWVIGLAMMALAVLHRLPLAVLLVLGVAIVAGQHLFTDLHAEEGSLAYYLLTVLLQRGYLVADGAMKIKVSYPLLPWIGVIVLGYAAGPLYARSLGLAGRRRWLLALGAGCLLLLAVLRGFNIYGETLPWVAGETALQTAMSVLNFTKYPPSLDFLLFTLGLGLLGLAWLETLDNWFVRACATFGGAPMFYYLLHLYLLLIIGKTLTAVLGANHGGRYGVEHVWQVWLIALALMPLLYWPCRAFANYKRTSNKAWVRYF; the protein is encoded by the coding sequence ATGACTGTAAACGCTACTCTCACTCCCATCCCCCTGCGCGCCCGCATCGCCGTGATCGACGTGATGCGCGGCCTGGTGATGCTGATCATGCTGTTCGACCATGTGCGCGAAACCGTGTTCCTGCATCACCAGGTCGGCGATCCGATGGATGCGTCCACCGTCGACCCGGCCCTGTTTTTCACGCGCATGGCGGCCCACGTTTGTGCGCCGATGTTCGTGTTCCTGACGGGCCTGTCGGCCTGGCTGTACGCCCATCCGGCGGCAGGCCCGCGCAGCGCCACCGGCTTCCTGTTCAAGCGCGGCCTGCTGCTGGTGGTGCTGGAACTGGTGTTCGTCAATTTCGCCTGGAACGGCGCGTTTCCGCCGGCGGTGCTGTACCTGCAGGTGATCTGGGTGATCGGCCTGGCCATGATGGCGCTGGCCGTGCTGCACCGCTTGCCCCTGGCGGTATTGCTGGTGCTGGGCGTGGCGATCGTCGCCGGCCAGCATCTGTTTACCGATCTGCATGCGGAAGAGGGCAGCCTGGCCTACTATCTGCTGACGGTGCTGCTGCAGCGCGGCTATCTGGTGGCCGACGGGGCCATGAAAATCAAGGTCAGCTATCCGCTGCTGCCGTGGATAGGCGTGATCGTGCTCGGCTACGCGGCCGGCCCCCTGTATGCGCGCAGCCTTGGCCTGGCAGGGCGGCGCCGTTGGCTGCTGGCGCTGGGCGCAGGCTGTTTGCTGCTGCTGGCCGTGCTGCGCGGTTTTAATATTTACGGTGAAACCCTGCCGTGGGTGGCCGGCGAGACGGCCTTGCAGACGGCGATGAGCGTGCTGAACTTCACCAAGTATCCGCCGTCGCTGGACTTCCTGCTGTTCACCCTGGGCCTGGGCCTGCTGGGCCTGGCCTGGCTGGAAACCCTGGACAACTGGTTCGTGCGCGCCTGCGCCACCTTTGGCGGCGCGCCGATGTTCTATTATTTGCTGCACCTGTACCTGCTGTTGATCATCGGAAAAACTCTTACGGCCGTGCTGGGCGCCAACCATGGCGGCCGCTATGGCGTCGAGCATGTGTGGCAGGTGTGGCTGATCGCGCTGGCCCTGATGCCGCTGCTGTACTGGCCCTGCCGCGCGTTTGCCAACTACAAGCGCACCTCGAACAAAGCCTGGGTGCGCTACTTCTGA